The DNA window CCGAAATCGACACCGCAATGAAAGCGGCTCATGGAGAATGACTCGCAAGGGCATCGGACGGGTGCGATCGCGCACCGCGAATGAGGAATGCTCGGAACGGACACCCTCTAGTCCATTGCATGCCGGATGAAAACCTTCGCAACCTATCGTCGAGACGATACCCTGCGCTTCCAGCGAGGCGATTGCCAGCTCTCAAACTGAGGCATCACCCGGAAGGCATTGTTCGGAAGGGAGCCGCTTGCGCGGGCTGTTGCCGTTATATAGTCTAACGTCAGTTAGGGCCTGTGAGCACTAGGGCGCACTCCGAGACCGCCGAATGTCAGCCGGCCCGAGGGCAGCTGCCGTGACCATGCGGCATTGTCCGCAGACCTCTATAAAGTTCAACACGATCATCGACGGTCAAGATGTCCACCGAGGCCGCCAAGAGACCGAGCCGCAGAGAGAAGTTCAGGGAAGCCACCATGGCGGAGATCCGGGAAATCGCCCGCGATCTTCTCGTCAAGAAGGGCGCCCCGGCGGTCACGGTCAATGCCGTGGCGCGGAAGATGGGCATGAGCGGACCCGCACTCTATCGCTATTATCCGAGCCAGGGCGACCTGATCGAAGCCGTGCGCAGCGACCTTTATTCCGAGCTGGTGGCGGCGCTGACCTCGGCGCGCGACGGGAGCGGTGCCGACAGACCCGAGCGCCGCCTGCTTGCCATCAGCCGCGGCCTGCGCGAATGGGCGATCGCGCATCCGACAGAGTTCGGGTGCCTGTTCGCCACGCCCGCTTCCCCGGCGGGGCCGGAACGCTGCGCCAATGTAAGCCAGACGGGCCGCGCCTTCGGACAGGTTTTCCTGGAGGAAATCGTGGCGATCTGGCGCACGCGGCGTTTCCCGCTCCCGAGCATCGAGGACATGGACCCCTCGCTCGCCGCGCAACTGCGCGCCTATTCGGAGAAGATCGAGGGCGCCCTGCCTCCTGAAGCGGCCTATATCTTCCTCTCCTGCTGGATGCGGCTCTACGGCCTGCTCTGCATGGAGGTGCTCAACCAGATCGGGTTCGCCTATAGCGACTTGTCGCCCGTCTTCGAGGAATGCCTGCAGGACCTCTGCCGGCTGCTCGACATCCCATACGAGGCGCCGTCGACATAGCCTCCTGGGCGCGGCGGCGACGCGTTCACGTGCGCAGCAGAGGGCAGGCACCTTGAAGCGTTTCAGAGTAAAAAAGCCGCCCCGAGGGGCGGCGTTTTTTCAGAACAGTGCGGCAGGCTCAGTTCAGCTTCGACTTCACTTCCTGAAGCGACGCCTTGAAGAGGTCCCCGCCGGTCTTGGCGTCGACCCGGTCGGCCAGCAGCCTGCCGGCGGCGGCGATCGCGACATCGACCGCGTTCGCCCGCACCTCGTTCACCGCATCCCGTTCGGCCTGGGCGATCTTCTGTTCGGCCAGGGCCGTGCGGCGCACGACATACTCTTCCGTCTTCGCCTTCGCATCGGAAACGATAAGCTTCGCTTCCCGTTTGGCGGCGTCGACGAGGTCCTTCGCCTCCTGCTCGGCCTCGCGGCGTTTACGCTGGTACTCGGCGAGCAGCTGCTGGGCGTCCTCGCGCAGCCGACGCGCCTCCTCGAGCTCGTTGCGGATGCGATCGGCACGGCTGTCGAGCGAGCCCGCGAGCATGGCCGGCACCTTCACGTAGAGGAGAATGCCGATAAAGATGATCAGCGCAACCAGCGCCCAGAACGTCGCGTCCATGCATCCCTCTCCTACTGCTGTGAGGCCTTCACCGCCGCCGAGAGCGAGGCCTTGTCGACCTTGCCGCCGACAAGCTCCTGGACGATGGCCGCGGCCGTGTCCTCGGCAATCGCGCCGACATCCTTCAGCGCCGAAGTCTTGATCTCGGCAATCCGATCCTCGGCATCCTTGAGCTTGGCGTCCAGGCCGGCTTCTACCTTGCGGCGCTCGGCCTCGGCCTCCGCCTTGGCGTTGTCACGCGCTTCCTGCGCGATCTGGGAGGCCTTCTTGCGCGCCTCGGCAAGTTCCTGCTCGTAAGCAGCCACCGCAGCGTCGGCCTCTTCCTTCATGCGCGCGGCCTGATCGAGATCCTGGGCGATGCGGTCGCGCCGCACTTCCAGGATGCTGCCGATGCGCGGCAGGACCACCCGTTTCAGGAACAGGTAGAACAGCCCGAAGGTGATGGCCAGCCAGAGAAGCTGCGAAGGATAGGTGGAAGCGTCGAAGGGAGGAAAGGCGCCCTCATGCGCGCCGCCTTCCGCAACGCCCGTTTCCGTATGTGTTTCGCCGACGGCCTGATCAGCCGCCTCCTGCGCGAATGCCGGTGCCACGAACATGGCTTTCCCCTTGTGGTCGAAACCGGCCGCGAGCCGCGGCCGGTCCAGGCACGAAACCGCCGATTAGGTGAAGAGGAGAAGCAGCGCCACCAGCAGCGAGAAGATGCCAAGCGCCTCGGTCACGGCGAAGCCGAAGATCAGGCGGCCGAACTGACCGTCGGCAGCGGACGGGTTGCGCAGCGCGCCCGCCAGGTAGTTACCGAAGATATGGCCAAGGCCGATGCCGGCACCGCCCATGCCGAGGCAGGCGATACCCGCGCCGATTGCCTTTGCTGCTTCTACTTCCATCTTACGAACTCCTTGTGGGTCTGGATTTCAGATTGGTCTGGCGGAGGCCCGCCGGTGAACTTTTCCTAGTGGCCCGGGTGCAGGGCGTCGTTGAGATACATGCAGGTGAGAACCGCAAAGACATAGGCCTGCAGGAAGGCGACCAGGAATTCGAGACCGGTGAGCGCCACGGTCATGGCAAGCGGCAGCACCGCGCCGGCGGCGCCCGCCACGCCAAGGGCGCCCAGCGACGTGACGAAGCCGGCGAAAACCTTGAGCGTGATGTGGCCGGCCAGCATATTGGCGAAAAGACGGACCGAGAGGCTGATCGGCCGGGAAAGGAAGGAGACGACCTCGATCGTGACCACCAGCGGCACCAGCACCGCCGGAACGCCGCTCGGCACGAAGAGCTTCAGGAACCCGAAACCGTGTTTCAGAAAGCCATAGACAAGCACCGTCCCGATGACGAGGAGCGCCAGCGCGAAGGTGACGATGATATGGCTCGTGACGGTGAAGAAATAGGGGAACAGCCCGAGAAGGTTCGCCACCAGCACGAACATGAAGAGTGAGAAGACGAAGGGGAAGAACCGCATTCCCTGACTGCCCGCCGCGTCACGCAACATCGAGGCCACGAACTCGTAGGCCATTTCCGAAACCGACTGCAGCCGGCCCGGAACGAGACCACGGCTCGACGTGGTCAGATAAAGGAACGCACCGGCGCCGGCCACGGTGGCAAGCATGAAGGCCGAAGAATTGGTGAAGGAAAAATCGAGGCCGCCGATTTCGATCGGTATCAATTTCGAAATCTGAAACTGGTGGATCGGGTCTGTGGCCACTGGGATCCCCTCGTCCTCAACACGCGGCGCGAAAGCGCCTACTTCTTTTCCCGCGGATCACTGCCGCCCTTTTCCGGCGCCTTCGATCCGAATTCAGCTACAAGTCCCGCCGAACGCAGGACATTAAGAATTCCCGCCCCGAAACCCAGGAGCAGGAAAATGATCAGTCCCCAAGGCGAGGTGCCGGCCATCCTGTCGATGAACCAGCCCAGGCCCGCTCCAACAAGGATGCCGGCGATGAATTCGCTGGAAAGCCGCAGCGCATTCCCGAAACCGCCCACACCGCCTGTCTTCGCGCCCCCTGCATCGCTCGGCACTTTCGGCTTTCGCAACGCCAGGGCCGCCTCGAGATCGCGCCGCCGCTTCTCCAGATCGCCCGGCTCTTGCTGATGGGTCATCAGAGCCTCCACGCCGGTTTTCGGCCAGCGGATCCCCCGCCTCGAAGTCGCGCGCAACATAGTGAGCGGGCTTGCGGCAGTCAAGCCGCGCAGCACCGATGTTGGTGCGCGTTTTTCTCTTTTATATTCAGCGTGTTACATCGGTGCGACAAAGCGTCTGCCGCAACGCACCTTCCCATGACCGGGGAATCGCACCGTTTCCCGCCGCGCATGCGGCCCCGCCCTCCCCCGTGGAGAGGGCTGCCGCACTAATTCCACCCGCCGCCGTAGGTGCGGTAGAAGATGTGCTGGCCGATCTTCTTGGTCTTCTCCATGGCCCTCGCCCATCGCGGATGGACATAGGTGGCGTGGTAGTGGGTGGAGGAGCCCACTTCATCGAGCCAGATCTTGCCCGCGGTGACGGCCATGGCCACCTCCTTGGCGGTGCGGAAGTGCCCGGGGCTCGCCACGCGGTCCTTGATGCCGTCGCAGGCGAAGGAGAACTGGCAGCGGTTGCGCCATTTCTCGTTCTGGTAGACGACACCGCAGATCGAGTTCGGATAGGCCGGGTTGCGCACGCGGTTCAGGATGACCTGGGCCACGGCCGCCTGGCCGCGCACCGGCTCGCCGCGCGCCTCGAAATAGATGCCGGCCGCAAGGCATTGCTGCTCGCGCTCGGAGAAGACCTCGGGCGGCAGGGGCGTGCGCGCCCAGGGATGATCGCTCGGCGGGACCGGCGGGATGAAACGGCCGTCATCCTCGTCGCGCAGGATGCTGGCGAAGGGCGAGGCCTTGGCATAATCCGGCTCCGCCGGCGCGTAG is part of the Chelativorans sp. AA-79 genome and encodes:
- a CDS encoding TetR/AcrR family transcriptional regulator → MAEIREIARDLLVKKGAPAVTVNAVARKMGMSGPALYRYYPSQGDLIEAVRSDLYSELVAALTSARDGSGADRPERRLLAISRGLREWAIAHPTEFGCLFATPASPAGPERCANVSQTGRAFGQVFLEEIVAIWRTRRFPLPSIEDMDPSLAAQLRAYSEKIEGALPPEAAYIFLSCWMRLYGLLCMEVLNQIGFAYSDLSPVFEECLQDLCRLLDIPYEAPST
- a CDS encoding F0F1 ATP synthase subunit B; this translates as MDATFWALVALIIFIGILLYVKVPAMLAGSLDSRADRIRNELEEARRLREDAQQLLAEYQRKRREAEQEAKDLVDAAKREAKLIVSDAKAKTEEYVVRRTALAEQKIAQAERDAVNEVRANAVDVAIAAAGRLLADRVDAKTGGDLFKASLQEVKSKLN
- a CDS encoding F0F1 ATP synthase subunit B; the encoded protein is MFVAPAFAQEAADQAVGETHTETGVAEGGAHEGAFPPFDASTYPSQLLWLAITFGLFYLFLKRVVLPRIGSILEVRRDRIAQDLDQAARMKEEADAAVAAYEQELAEARKKASQIAQEARDNAKAEAEAERRKVEAGLDAKLKDAEDRIAEIKTSALKDVGAIAEDTAAAIVQELVGGKVDKASLSAAVKASQQ
- a CDS encoding F0F1 ATP synthase subunit C — translated: MEVEAAKAIGAGIACLGMGGAGIGLGHIFGNYLAGALRNPSAADGQFGRLIFGFAVTEALGIFSLLVALLLLFT
- a CDS encoding F0F1 ATP synthase subunit A; the encoded protein is MATDPIHQFQISKLIPIEIGGLDFSFTNSSAFMLATVAGAGAFLYLTTSSRGLVPGRLQSVSEMAYEFVASMLRDAAGSQGMRFFPFVFSLFMFVLVANLLGLFPYFFTVTSHIIVTFALALLVIGTVLVYGFLKHGFGFLKLFVPSGVPAVLVPLVVTIEVVSFLSRPISLSVRLFANMLAGHITLKVFAGFVTSLGALGVAGAAGAVLPLAMTVALTGLEFLVAFLQAYVFAVLTCMYLNDALHPGH
- a CDS encoding AtpZ/AtpI family protein; amino-acid sequence: MTHQQEPGDLEKRRRDLEAALALRKPKVPSDAGGAKTGGVGGFGNALRLSSEFIAGILVGAGLGWFIDRMAGTSPWGLIIFLLLGFGAGILNVLRSAGLVAEFGSKAPEKGGSDPREKK
- a CDS encoding cell wall hydrolase, which encodes MALGFWLGFPTVVAYQDMVSLVSGQEVQARWAAVVERSVAGSVHQAEMPFKNQDMPVSTMSGAGLDTPGVGEVAFRTHGKAEEGSDEKNINRAAKQGRLVKTLPMAPPRLFNAGSIFEQTSLLKPEPVGEMLMAFTKPEIRGKEVQIASAFYIKHEAQQDLPAVIADLVNNEKADILATAYAPAEPDYAKASPFASILRDEDDGRFIPPVPPSDHPWARTPLPPEVFSEREQQCLAAGIYFEARGEPVRGQAAVAQVILNRVRNPAYPNSICGVVYQNEKWRNRCQFSFACDGIKDRVASPGHFRTAKEVAMAVTAGKIWLDEVGSSTHYHATYVHPRWARAMEKTKKIGQHIFYRTYGGGWN